One Spinacia oleracea cultivar Varoflay chromosome 4, BTI_SOV_V1, whole genome shotgun sequence DNA segment encodes these proteins:
- the LOC110805501 gene encoding putative proline-rich receptor-like protein kinase PERK6, whose protein sequence is MGSSDEKDSDSPSESPPSSNSPSSDNNGNNNSSPPPPSDSSSNNNNNNNSPPSPPPPSDSSSSSDNNNNNSPPPPPSSDSSSDKSSSPPPPPQSSSNNNGDNSNGNNDKNGDNNNNNNNNNNNNNNNNNNNSPPPPSSSKNKSPNSPPSPPPPPPPPPPPGSSKGSRSSSSSHTPPSLSDDGSSSSPSPTSSNNNVPLIVGLVVGIGVLLLLLIIIMVVCTRKRKNKRYDTMQYYGGPTKQGQQQQYNGQEQYSSQHPPWHQSPGQHSEMNYTGPTGMSSAQWAPSPMPPPPMMSTDVSSANYSSGPTGPALPPPHPSVALGFSKSTFTYDELAAATNGFSKERLLGQGGFGYVHKGVLPNGKDIAVKSLKSGSGQGEREFQAEVEIISRVHHRHLVSLVGYCIAGGQRMLVYEFVPNNTLEFHLHGKGRPVMDFNTRMKIALGSAKGLAYLHEDCHPRIIHRDIKTANILIDNSFEAKVADFGLAKLSSDTFTHVSTRVMGTFGYLAPEYASSGKLSEKSDVFSFGVMLLELVTGRRPIDPSSEEEDSLVDWARPHIARAMDEGNFSGFVDPRLEGEFDSEEMMRLIACAGASIRHSAKRRAKMSQIVRALEGDVSLDALNEGPKTRNGGGLVSSSGGSSDYDTVSYNNDMKKFRRTALNSTDYPSSEYGATNEYGHTSSSSAEMSGPKRTSPLPSHFV, encoded by the exons ATGGGTTCATCTGATGAGAAAGATAGTGATTCTCCATCTGAATCTCCCCCAAGTTCAAACTCACCATCATCGGACAACAACGGTAACAACAATTCATCCCCTCCTCCGCCGTCGGATTCATCAtctaacaacaacaataacaacaattcacccccttctcctcctcctccttcgGATTCTTCGTCGTCATCtgacaataataacaacaattcACCCCCTCCACCGCCGTCGTCAGATTCATCATCTGATAAATcatcatcaccaccaccaccacctcaatcATCAAGCAACAACAATGGCGATAACAGTAACGGCAACAATGATAAAAATGgtgacaacaacaataataataataataacaacaataacaataacaataacaacaataacaactcgCCACCACCTCCTTCGTCATCGAAAAACAAGTCCCCAAATTCTCCACCAtcaccacctccaccaccaccgccgccgccaCCTCCAGGTTCATCGAAAGGGTCGCGATCTTCATCATCCTCACATACTCCTCCATCACTAAGTGATGATGGTTCTTCGTCTTCACCATCTCCGACATCTTCTAATAATAATGTTCCTCTTATAGTTGGACTTGTGGTTGGCATTGGGGTGCTATTGTTACTATTGATAATCATAATGGTGGTTTGCACtaggaaaagaaaaaacaagcgTTATGACACCATGCAATATTATGGAGGCCCTACTAAACAAG GCCAACAACAACAATACAACGGCCAAGAACAATACAGCAGCCAACATCCCCCATGGCACCAAAGCCCTGGTCAGCACTCAGAAATGAACTACACCGGCCCAACGGGTATGTCCTCGGCCCAATGGGCCCCATCACCAATGCCACCCCCGCCTATGATGAGCACCGATGTAAGTAGCGCAAACTACTCATCAGGCCCGACGGGTCCTGCCTTACCACCACCTCACCCATCGGTGGCCCTTGGGTTTAGTAAGAGCACCTTCACGTACGATGAGCTCGCGGCCGCAACGAATGGTTTCTCTAAAGAAAGATTGTTGGGTCAAGGAGGGTTTGGTTATGTCCACAAAGGGGTGCTACCTAATGGCAAGGACATAGCCGTGAAAAGCCTTAAGTCGGGAAGTGGTCAAGGAGAAAGAGAGTTTCAAGCTGAAGTTGAGATTATTAGTAGGGTGCACCATCGACATCTTGTGTCCCTTGTAGGTTATTGTATTGCTGGAGGTCAAAGGATGCTTGTTTATGAGTTTGTTCCTAACAACACCCTTGAGTTTCATCTTCATG GGAAAGGTCGACCAGTGATGGATTTCAATACGAGAATGAAAATTGCACTTGGATCCGCTAAGGGACTTGCTTACCTTCATGAAGATT GTCATCCTAGGATTATACACAGGGACATTAAAACAGCAAACATCTTGATTGACAATAGCTTTGAGGCCAAG GTGGCTGATTTTGGCTTAGCTAAGCTTTCGTCCGACACGTTCACTCATGTATCGACACGTGTCATGGGAACATTTGG GTACTTGGCACCAGAATATGCATCAAGTGGAAAATTGAGTGAGAAATCTGACGTGTTCTCATTTGGTGTCATGCTATTGGAACTAGTCACGGGCCGTCGCCCTATCGACCCATCATCCGAAGAAGAGGATAGCTTGGTAGATTGG GCAAGACCACATATTGCACGGGCAATGGATGAAGGAAATTTCAGTGGATTTGTGGATCCACGTTTAGAGGGCGAATTTGATTCGGAAGAGATGATGCGTTTGATTGCGTGTGCTGGTGCATCCATCAGACATTCTGCTAAAAGGAGGGCTAAAATGAGTCAG ATTGTGAGAGCATTAGAGGGTGACGTATCATTGGATGCCTTGAACGAAGGACCAAAGACTAGAAATGGTGGCGGACTAGTTAGCTCAAGTGGTGGTAGCTCGGACTACGACACCGTTTCATACAACAATGACATGAAGAAGTTTAGAAGAACAGCACTTAACAGCACAGATTATCCAAGTAGTGAGTATGGTGCAACTAACGAGTATGGACATACCTCTAGTTCAAGTGCAGAGATGTCAGGACCGAAAAGGACTAGCCCATTGCCTAGCCATTTTGTCTAA
- the LOC110805514 gene encoding ras-related protein Rab7: MPSRRRTLLKVIILGDSGVGKTSLMNQYVNKKFSNQYKATIGADFLTKEVQFDDRLFTLQIWDTAGQERFQSLGVAFYRGADCCVLVYDVNSMKSFDNLNNWREEFLIQASPSDPDNFPFVVIGNKIDVDGGNSRVVPEKKARAWCASKGNIPYFETSAKEGLNVEEAFQCIAKNALKSGEEEEIYLPDTIDVGNGNQQRSTGCEC, from the exons ATGCCGTCGCGAAGGAGAACACTCCTGAAGGTCATAATTCTCGGAGACAGCGG AGTGGGGAAGACGTCTTTGATGAACCA ATATGTGAATAAGAAGTTCAGCAATCAATACAAGGCCACAATTGGTGCTGATTTTTTGACTAAGGAAGTTCAGTTTGATGACCGGCTTTTCACTTTACAG ATATGGGATACAGCTGGACAGGAAAGATTCCAGAGCCTAGGCGTTGCTTTCTATCGAGGTGCAGATTGTTGCGTTCTTGTATACGACGTCAACTCTATGAAGTCATTCGACAATTTAAATAACTGGAGAGAAGAGTTTCTCATACAG GCTAGTCCTTCTGATCCAGACAACTTCCCCTTTGTTGTCATCGGAAACAAAATTGATGTTGATGGTGGAAACAGTAGAGTG GTTCCTGAGAAAAAGGCTCGAGCCTGGTGTGCATCAAAGGGGAATATTCCTTACTTCGAGACCTCAGCAAAGGAGGGCTTAAATGTTGAAGAAGCTTTCCAGTGCATAGCAAAAAATGCTTTGAAGAGTGGTGAAGAAGAAGAGAT ATATTTGCCGGATACGATCGATGTTGGCAATGGCAACCAGCAAAGGTCAACTGGATGCGAGTGTTAA
- the LOC110805510 gene encoding uncharacterized protein, with the protein MTWFRAGSNVAKLAVRRTVSQGRSYVTRTRVIDSQSRFVNSQSRFFHSTVLKPKAAPVPRPVPLSRLTDSFLDGTSSVYLEELQRAWEADPDSVDESWDNFFRNFVGQAATSPGISGQTIQESMRLLLLVRAYQVNGHFKAKLDPLSLEQRPVPGDLDLDNYGFTEADLDREFFLGVWRMAGFLSENRPIQTLRNILNRLEQAYCGSIGFEYMHIADREKCNWLRDRIETPTPMEYNKERRHVMLDRLIWSTQFESFLATKWTTAKRFGLEGCETLIPGMKEMFDRSADLGVENIVIGMSHRGRLNVLGNVVRKPLRQIFSEFSGGIKPIDEVGLYTGTGDVKYHLGTSYDRPTRGGKRIHLSLVANPSHLEAVDPVVVGKTRAKQYHSNDVDRTKNMAILIHGDGSFAGQGVVYETLHLSALPNYTTGGTIHIVVNNQVAFTTDPTAGRSSQYCTDVAKALDAPIFHVNGDDLEAVVHVCELAAEWRQTFHSDVVVDIVCYRRFGHNEIDEPSFTQPKMYKIIRNHPSSLDIYKKKVLESSEMSKEEVDQIQKKVMTILNEEFDASKEYVPQRRDWLSAYWLGFKSPEQLSRIRNTGVKPEILKNVGKAITTLPETFKPHKAVKRIYEQRAQMIESGEGIDWAVGEALAFATLLVEGNHVRLSGQDVERGTFSHRHSVLHDQESGEKYCPLGHVMINQNDEMFTVSNSSLSEFGVLGFEMGYSMENPNSLVIWEAQFGDFSNGAQVIFDQFLSSGESKWLRQTGLVVLLPHGYDGQGPEHSSARLERFLQMSDDNPYAIPEMEPTLRKQIQECNWQVVNVTTPANYFHVLRRQIHREFRKPLIVMAPKNLLRHKECKSNLSEFDDVKGHAGFDKQGTRFKRLIKDQNMHSDREEGIRRLVLCSGKVYYELDEQRKKENGSDVAICRVEQLCPFPYDLIQRELKRYPNAEVVWCQEEPMNMGAYSYIAPRLSTAMKSVNRGNADDIKYVGRPPSAATATGFISVHGKEQTGLVQKALQPEPIQFP; encoded by the exons ATGACTTGGTTTAGAGCTGGATCTAATGTGGCCAAGCTTGCTGTTAGGAGGACTGTATCTCAGGGGCGTTCTTATGTGACTAGAACGCGAGTAATTGATTCACAGAGCCGTTTTGTTAATTCGCAGAGTCGTTTTTTCCATAGCACAGTTTTGAAACCGAAAGCAGCTCCTGTTCCACGACCTGTACCCCTTTCGCGGCTTACTGATAGTTTTCTTGATGGGACCAGTAGTGTTTACCTTGAGGAGCTACAAAGAGCTTGGGAAGCTGACCCTGATAGTGTTGATGAATCATGGGACAATTTCTTCAGGAACTTTGTTGGCCAAGCGGCTACTTCACCAGGGATCTCAGGACAGACTATTCAAGAGAGTATGCGTTTGCTACTGCTTGTGAGGGCGTATCAAGTTAATGGTCACTTTAAGGCCAAGTTGGATCCATTGAGTCTGGAGCAAAGGCCGGTTCCTGGTGATTTGGACCTGGATAATTATGGGTTCACCGAAGCTGACTTAGATCGTGAATTCTTCCTCGGAGTATGGAGGATGGCTGGGTTTTTGTCAGAGAATCGTCCTATTCAGACCCTTAGAAATATCCTTAACCGTCTTGAGCAGGCATATTGTGGTAGCATTGGTTTTGAATATATGCATATAGCTGACCGTGAGAAGTGTAACTGGCTGAGAGATAGAATTGAGACCCCGACTCCAATGGAATATAACAAGGAACGGAGACACGTGATGTTGGACAGGCTTATATGGAGTACTCAGTTTGAGAGTTTCTTAGCAACTAAGTGGACTACAGCTAAAAGGTTTGGTCTTGAAGGTTGTGAAACTCTCATTCCTGGTATGAAGGAGATGTTTGATAGATCAGCAGATCTTGGGGTTGAGAATATTGTCATTGGAATGTCTCACAGGGGTAGGTTAAATGTGCTTGGTAATGTTGTGAGAAAACCACTTCGACAGATATTTAGTGAGTTTAGTGGCGGCATCAAACCTATAGATGAGGTTGGACTTTACACAGGAACTGGAGATGTCAAGTACCATCTAGGAACTTCTTATGATAGGCCTACTAGGGGTGGTAAGCGGATCCATCTCTCGTTGGTTGCGAATCCAAGTCACTTAGAAGCTGTGGATCCAGTTGTGGTTGGGAAAACAAGAGCCAAACAATATCACTCTAATGATGTCGACAGGACAAAAAATATGGCTATTTTAATCCATGGTGATGGTAGTTTTGCTGGACAAGGTGTGGTGTATGAGACACTCCATCTTAGTGCTCTTCCAAATTACACTACTGGCGGTACTATCCACATTGTGGTGAACAATCAAGTTGCCTTTACAACTGATCCAACTGCAGGAAGATCTTCACAGTACTGCACTGATGTTGCAAAAGCTCTGGATGCTCCCATTTTTCATGTAAATGGGGATGATTTGGAGGCGGTGGTCCATGTTTGTGAGCTTGCAGCGGAGTGGCGTCAAACCTTCCATTCAGATGTTGTGGTAGACATTGTTTGCTACCGTAGATTTGGTCATAATGAGATTGATGAGCCGTCTTTCACCCAACCAAAGATGTACAAG ATAATCAGAAATCACCCTTCTTCTCTTGATATCTACAAGAAGAAAGTTCTTGAATCTAGCGAAATGTCAAAGGAAGAAGTTGATCAGATCCAAAAGAAGGTTATGACAATCCTCAACGAGGAGTTTGATGCCAGCAAGGAATATGTGCCGCAAAGGAGGGACTGGCTTTCTGCCTATTGGCTGGGTTTCAAGTCTCCTGAGCAGCTTTCTAGAATCCGTAACACTGG GGTTAAACCAGAGATCTTGAAGAATGTTGGCAAGGCAATCACCACCCTTCCTGAAACTTTCAAGCCACACAAAGCTGTGAAAAGGATTTATGAGCAACGTGCTCAGATGATTGAATCAGGGGAGGGTATCGATTGGGCGGTTGGTGAAGCACTTGCCTTTGCGACTTTGCTAGTTGAAGGCAATCATGTCCGGTTGAGCGGTCAGGATGTTGAGAGGGGTACATTCAGCCACAGGCATTCTGTACTCCATGATCAGGAATCTGGAGAAAAATACTGCCCCTTGGGCCACGTCATGATAAACCAAAATGACGAGATGTTTACTGTTAGTAACAG TTCTCTTTCAGAGTTTGGTGTGCTTGGATTTGAAATGGGTTATTCCATGGAAAACCCAAATTCTTTGGTCATCTGGGAAGCTCAGTTTGGCGACTTTTCTAATGGAGCACAAGTAATTTTTGATCAGTTCTTGAGCAGTGGGGAATCCAAGTGGTTACGTCAAACTGGTCTTGTTGTGCTACTTCCTCATGGATATGATGGTCAGGGACCTGAACATTCGAGTGCACGTTTGGAACGTTTCCTACAG ATGAGTGATGACAACCCCTACGCCATACCTGAGATGGAACCCACACTACGTAAGCAAATCCAAGAATGCAACTGGCAGGTTGTCAATGTAACAACGCCTGCTAATTATTTCCACGTTTTGCGTCGACAG ATTCACAGGGAATTCCGTAAGCCTCTGATCGTCATGGCACCCAAGAACTTGCTTCGACACAAAGAATGCAAATCAAACCTTTCTGAATTCGACGATGTTAAGGGCCATGCTGGTTTCGATAAACAAGGAACAAGATTCAAGCGTCTCATAAAGGATCAGAATATGCACTCAGATCGCGAGGAGGGCATTAGGCGTTTGGTTTTGTGCTCTGGAAAA GTTTACTACGAGCTGGATGAACAgaggaaaaaggaaaatggCAGTGATGTTGCCATCTGTAGAGTAGAGCAGCTTTGCCCTTTCCCATATGACCTTATCCAACGAGAGTTGAAGcgatatccaa ATGCCGAGGTTGTTTGGTGTCAGGAAGAGCCGATGAACATGGGTGCTTACAGTTACATTGCTCCCCGTTTGTCTACTGCTATGAAATCTGTCAACAGAGGAAATGCTGATGACATTAAATATGTTGGTCGTCCTCCATCCGCTGCAACTGCAACTGGTTTCATATCAGTCCATGGCAAAGAACAAACAGGGCTTGTACAGAAGGCATTGCAGCCAGAGCCAATACAATTCCCGTGA